In Nostoc sphaeroides, the genomic window GTTAGGTTCCACCGTTAATATTTTCACCGCCAATAATGACAACAAATGATTTAATTTTGTAAGTCGTAGGGTGTGTTACCAAGCCCCGTTGGGGCGGGTGTAGGGGTGTAGGGGTAGGCTGTTGACTTTGATAACCCTGGATAATCACTATACGCGATCGCATCTCTGGGAAACTCAAGCTGTTGATTCGGCTTTGCATCTAGAATGCGATCGCTATGCCTACTTATACCAATTCAATTCATGACTGCAACACATCCTTGGGTAAAGACGCGATGAATCGCGTCTCTACAAATGGTCTATTTGTCGCTTTCTTTTTTTCCAAGTGGTATTACTTCGGTAAAACCGCACTTTGACGTACAATCCGCTTGCGATCGCTTTTCCGAGTCCCTCCAGCCATCTGATACTCATGGCTATTATTACCAAATTTATAAGCAATCCCACTTAAGATTTTTTCAGAATAGTCTGCTAAAGCTTGTTCATTTTCAATGATTTGGGTTCGTAAGACATCAATAGTAGAGAGAGTGGTGTTGTATGCTTCTAAAGATTTTCTCAGGCTGGCAATTTTTTCAGTATAATCTTTGACTGTTAATCCTTCTCCAACATCAAGAGTTGGACTAATAGATTTAATGCTTGCTAAACGGACTTCAGCTTTGCCAAGAGTACGTGAGTTGCGTTTTAGTCTCGCCATATTTAATACTTGTTTTCCAATTTACTGATAACTCTATAGTGGACAATTGTTGAAGAAGTTGTCATACGTAAAATTGTTGATTTTTTAGAAAAAGCCTCAGTCAAAGCAGAAGTTGCTCCAGGGTACGCGAAATACCCAAACGTCTTGACGGAAGTTGCTGCAAGGTTCGCGGAAGTTGCTCCAGGGTACGCGAAACACGGAAACGTCTTGATGGAAGTTGCTGCAAGGTTCGCGGAAGTTGCTCCAGGGTACGCGAAACACGGAAACGTTTTGGCGGAAGTTGCTGCAAGGTTCGCGGAAGTTGCTCCAGGGTACGCGAAACACGGAAACGTCTTGATGGAAGTTGCTCCCTTCGACTTCGCTCAGGGAGCGTTCTTGTGTGAGGGAGCGTTCTTGTGTGAGGGAGCGTTTTTGTGTGAGGGAGCGTTTTTGTGTGAGGGAGCGAAGCGATGCACTGATACCAATTCACGAAAACCTTGATACACATAGATTTCTCGTAGGGGCATGGCAATGCTATGCCCTTACTAACGTATTTGTATCACTAGTAAAGTGAAATGGTATGAGCGGCTGGTTAGCATCTCGGCTTACCTCGGCTTCGGCTCCATCGAGCAAAGTCGAAATGCTTGGTACAAGTCGCTCGATGCAGCCGGGTGGAATTATGCCGAAGTGTCGAAGCTAGTCAATCTACTGTAATGAGTTTCATTTTGACATTCGGCTAACTTATGCAATAAATTTGTATCCCCTGAAATCAGAGCTTGCTTCTTTTTTCGACTCCAACCTTGCACCTGCTTCTCACGCTCAAAAGCATCCACCACAGACTGATAATACTCGCAGAAAACTAGCTTCACAGGCAATCGTTTCGCCGTGTGGTTTGCGCCCTCACCTTGTTGATGTTGCCACAGCCGCCGCTCAAGATCCGTTGTACTACCCGTGTAGTAACTACCATCAGCACATTCAAGAATGTACATATAAGCCATAATATTGATTTGCGCGATCGCTTTCCATTAAAAAAAGTGTTCCCTGAGCGAAGTCGAAGGGAACACTCTCCTGCTGAATTTTCATAATTCTTGTAAAACTTGAACAGCAGTTAATATTTCTGTGCGTGTTTTAATCAGTGCATTGTTTGAGTTTTAGAAGCGATCGCACTTTCGAGGCGATCGCAGTACTAGTAATTGATTTCCTTAAGCAAAACGTTCCCTGAGCAAAACGTTCCCTGAGCAAAACGTTCCCTGAGCAAAACGTTCCCTGAGCAAAACGTTCCCTGAGCAAAACGTTCCCTGAGCGGAGTCGAAGGGAACGTTCTAATTACTCTTAGTACCAATGCCATCGCAGATAGTGCGATCGCCATTTTTTCACCGCGCAATATCAAAACCTGTGCGATCGCTCCCCAGCCAAAGCCAAAACGCGATGGCAACGAGAACACCGCAGGCATCGCAGTACCAGTAATTGATTTCCTTAAGCAAAACCTTCCCTGAGCAAAACGTTCCCTTCGACTCCGCTCAGGGAACGTTCCCTGAGCGGAGTCGAAGGGAACATTCTAGTCGAAGGGAACATTCTAATTGCTCTTAGTACCAATGCCATCGCAGAGGTGCTTATCGCTCACATTGGGATTTGATTGTAAATAAACACGTAACCTAGTGCAACTGTAGACGATTAAATCATTTAGATTATTTGGGTACGCCCAGAGTTTGACGGTATTGTCTAAACTTGCAGAAGCGATGGTCTTGCCATCGGGGCTAAATGCGACGCTAATGACCGCTTCGCTATGTCCTTCCAAGCGGTTCCGCTCTTGAGTATTGTAAATTGCTCGCTTGAGTGCCACTACAGCTTGCTGGTTAGCCGTTTGTTCTAAATTAGCATTCTTAATTGGTCTACCTAAAATTTGTCTACCTGACTGTACAGCTGTAACTAAAGCCTCAAGTTGCCTATCGGAAAGTAAAGAAGTTTCAGAACTTTGAGCCAGAGCAACAGCACTTTGCTGTGCTGCTTCTTTGGCTTTATTCTGGGCGTTATACCATTGATAACCCGCAAAAATAGCTACTCCAGCTAACCCCATACTAAACAAGGTAACAACTCGATTTTGCCGCCGTGCTGCTGCTAACTTTTCTTGTTGGCGTTCTTTCTCTTCTCGCTCAAG contains:
- a CDS encoding GIY-YIG nuclease family protein, which codes for MAYMYILECADGSYYTGSTTDLERRLWQHQQGEGANHTAKRLPVKLVFCEYYQSVVDAFEREKQVQGWSRKKKQALISGDTNLLHKLAECQNETHYSRLTSFDTSA